The nucleotide sequence ttaacccccattgatccccattgccccccattgcacCTCACTGACTCCCATTAACCCCATTGCCCCCCTAGCTCCCCTGGCTTCACCTTCCGGCACCCGCTGCTGTCTGGGggtcacccccccacccccctgcGGGGGACCCCAGGTGAGACCCCCCCAATGGGGGACCTTAAAACAGGACATGGGGGGCCCTGGGGGTATCAGGGGGCTATGGGGTGCATGGGGGagggggctatggggtgctatggggttaTAGGGGTGCAGTggggggtgctatggggtgtaTTTGGGGTGCAGTGGGGGGGGCTATGGGTGGGCTATGTGGGACTATGGGTGGGCTATGGGTCCGCTATGGGATGCACTGGAGGGCCATGGGGTGCATTGGGGTGAACTGGGAGGTGATGGGGGGCATTGGGGTGACCTTGTTCCCgcccccagcccctctgccccaCTCCCCGTCTCTGCCCCACGGCGACAGCAGCTTCAGCAAAACCTGGAGCAAGAAACCATTGAGGTGAGGGGCAGCTGTGAGGTGCTATGGGGTTCtgtggggtgctatggggttctatggggtgcCATGGGGTCCTATGGGTCAGCTTTGGGGTTCTCTAGGTCAGCTATGGGCTGCTATGGGGTGCTGCGAGGTTCTATGGGGTGCCATGGGTcatctatggggctctatgggtcagCTATAGTGTGCTGCGGGGTTCTATGTGATGCCATGGGTCAGCTATGGGGTTCTATGGGTCAactatggggtgctgtgggtcAGCTATGGGGTTCTATGGGTCAgctatggggtgctgtgggtcAGCTATGGGGTTCTGTGTGTCAGCTGtggggttctatggggtgcCATGGGTCAACTATGGGCTGCTATGGGGTTCTGTGAGGTTCTGTGGGGTGCTGTGGTCCACTATGGGTTTGTATGGGTCagctatggggctctatggggtcagCTATGGGGTTCTATATGGTGCGTGGGTCAGctatggggttctatggggtcagctgtggggctctatggggtgccATAGGTCagctatggggctctatggctCTGACCCCCCTCCGCCCCCCAGCCACCCGCTGTCTCAGGCCGTGTCCTTCAGCATCCCCTTCGGGCTGGACAGCGACGTGGACATCGTGATGGGCAACCCGGTGGGGACGGCGCTGACCCGCTCGGCCAGCAGCGACAGCCTGgccctgccccatagcctgccccatagcctgccccacagcctgccccacagcccccccacagcaccccacagCGCCCCCAACGGGCTCCCCGAGCTCCCCACCATTGAGGAGGCTCTGCAGATCATCCACAGCTCCGAGCGGCTGCTGCCCGAGGGTGCCCCCGACACCTTCTACCTGCACTCCCCTCGCCCTGCTGTAGATGTGGGGCAGCCCCACAACCTCCTCCAGACCCATGCGTCCAGCCCCACAACCTCAGCACCAAGCAATGGCCGCACCATGACCAGCTTTGCCGAGCGCAAGAAGAAGCTGGAAGAGGCCAGCGGTGGCGGTCATGGCCATGGTCATGGTGTTGGTCATGGCCATGGTCATGGTGTTGGGCATGGAGGTGTTGGGCATGGTCATGGTGTTGGCGATGGTCATGGTGATGGCCACGGAGGTGTTGGTGACGGTCATGGTGTTGGTGTTGGTCATGGAGGTCATGGTGTTGGTGATGGTCATGGCCATGGTGATGGTCATGGCACTGGCCATGGTGCTGGCCACGTAGCCCCCACCGAGGGCACCACCATTGCTCGCTCCGGTTCCACGCCCCCTTCCACCGCCTCCCCGCCGGTGCCTCCCTGCCCCACAGAGCGGAGCGGGCCCCACAGCGAGCCCCTGAGCCTGGAGATGTCCCAGTTGGGCGCGCGGCTGGAGGAGAAGCGCCGCGCCATCGAGGCGCAGAAGCGCCGCATCGAGGCCATCTTCAGCAAGCACCGGCAGCGCCTGGGCAAGGACGCGCTGCGGCAGCTCCAGGCCGAGCGGGACCCCCCCTCCAGCCCCCCAaaagcacccatgggtgccccccaCAGTGCCTACGAGGCGGCGGTGGCGCAGCTCAGCACCGCGGTCAGCACCCTCCAGCTCGACGTCCTGCGCCTCAACCAACAGCAGCAGCGCCTGCTCCAGGAGCCGCCGCGACCACCGGCGGCCACCGCTTGGGTCATCCCCGTGGCCAAAGGGAGCAGGGGGGCACCCCAAGGGGTGGCGGCACCCAAAGGATCCCCTTCGCCCCACGGCCGCGCGCGGGGCCCGCGCCCCACGGAGCTGCGGCGGGTGCTGACGCCGCCGCAGGACGTGGACACCCTGCCCCATCGGCGCAAGTTCAGCGGCGCCACGGTGCAGACGCGCTCGTCCATTCACTTctccgaggaggaggaggaggaggaagaggaggaggaggaggaggaagaggaaggagcccCAAAGGGGGCCCCCGAAGCGCTGCATCCCGGGGGGGCCACGCGGGTGTCCGGGGATGGCACCAGTGACGTGTCCTCGCCTGGGGAGGGGACCGTGGGCAGGGgggcacaggaggaggaggaggaggaagaagaggaggaggaggagctggaggatggAGAAGGGGACTCGCTGGAGGGGTCGCCCACCGAAAGGGGAGCCGATGAGGAGAGTGGCAGCCCCAGGGGGTTCTTCAAGGtagggggggtgaggggggtggggatggggaggaagagggatgatggatgatggatgaatggatggatggatgatggatggatgatggatggatgatgggtgatggatggatgatggatggatggatggatggatgatggatggatggatggatgatggatggatggatggatggatgatggatgatgggtGATgcatggatgatggatggatggatgatggatggatggatgatggatgatggatgatggatggatgatgggtgatggatggatgatggatggatggatggatgatggatgatggatgatggatggatggatgatggatgatggatggatgatgggtgatggatggatgatgggtgatggatggatgatggatgatggatggatggatgatggatgatgggtGATgcatggatgatggatggatggatgatggatggatggatggatgatgggtgatggatggatgatgggtgatggatggatgatggatgatggatggatggatgatggatgatggatggatggatgatggatgatgggtgatgcatggatggatgctggatgatggatggatggatgctggatgatggatggatggatgatggatgatgggtGATgcatggatgatggatggatggatgatggatgatggatggatgaagggTGGATGaaggatggatgatggatggatgatggatggatggatgatggacgatggatgatggatggatgatggatgatggatggatggatggatgatggatggatgaaggatggatggataaTGGacgatggatgatggatgacgGATGGGTGCTGGATGGAAGGAAGAACGGTGATGATGGAGGTTGGTGCTGTTGGGGACAATGGATTTGATGGCATTGGGATGGGGGTGATGGACATGGCGGCATAGGGAGGATGGGTATGAAGGAACGGGGACAATGGACGCAGTGGTATTTGGGTGATGGAGGTCGGGTCCTCCTGGGTCAATGGCTGCTGTGATCACCGagtgctgtgggtgctgagggTCACTGGGTGCTGTGCTTGATGGGTGCTGTGGTCACTGGGTGCTGTGGGTCCGTGGCTCAGGTCTGTGTCTCTTAGGGTGCCCCCGAGCCCCCGGCACCGCTGGATTTGGGGTCCCAGCACCCATTGGAGCCGTTGGAGCCGCTGGACCAGACCCGACACCGGAGGCACTGGATGGGGACAGCACAGGAGCCCCCCGGAGACAGCGGGGACAGGTGGGGACACGCCATGGGGCAGCCAATGTGGGGCACACCATGGGACACCCAACATGGGGACACCAATGATGGGATAACCACCATGGGGCGCCCAACATGAGGACACCCAATGTGGGACACGCAACTTGAGACATCCAACATGGGACATCCAATGGGGGGGCACACAACATGGGGCCACCAGTGATGAGACACCCAACATGGGGACATCCAATGTGGGGACAACCACCATGAGTTACCTGAAGTGGGGACACCCAGTGTTGGGCACCCAACATGGGTCACCCACTGTGGGACACCCGATATGGGATACCCAATAGGGAGGACGCCCAATGTGGGACACCCACCATGGGGCACCCAATGTGGGAGCACCCAATATGGGGACACCAATGATGAGACACCCAAAATAGGGCACCCACCATGGGACACCCGATACGGGATAAGCAATATAGGGGACACCCAATGTGGGACCCAACTTGAGGCACCCAACATGGGAACATCCACCATGGGGACATCAAGTGTGGGACATCCAATATGGGGACAACCACCATGGGGACACCCAATGTGGGAGCACGCACCCAATATGGGACACCCAATGTGGGACACCCAATGTGGGACACCCAATGCAGGGGACACCCAATATGGGACACCCAATGATGGGACACCCAATGTGGGACACCCAATGCAGGGGACACCCAATGTGGGCACCCAATACGGGACACCCAATGCAGGGGACACCCAATGTGGGACACCCAATATGGGACACCCAATGTGGGATACCCAATATGGGATACCCAATATGGGACACCCAATGTGGGACACCCAATGCAGGGGACACCCAATGCGGGACACCCAATGAGGGACACCCAATATGGGATACCCAATACGGGACACCCAATGTAAGGGACACCCAATGTGGGACACCCAATACGGGACACCCAATACGGGACACCCAATGTGGGACACCCAATGCAGGGGACACCCAATGCAGGGGACACCCAATGTGGGACACCCAATGTGGGACACCCAATGCAGGGGACACCCAATGTGGGACACCCAATGTGGGACACCCAATGTAGGACACCCAATGTGGGACACCCAATGTGGGACACCCATCTTGAGGCACCCAACGTGGGTTCCCCAGTGGGGGAGCACCCAACATGGGGACACCCAATGATGGGACACCCCACATCGGGCGCCCATTGGGGCACCCCCCAGAGGGACACCCAGTACGGGGCCAACCACTGGGTGCCcccccccggtgccccccccccggtgCCCAATGGGGGTCCGTGGTGCCCCCAGGCCAGCGTCGCCGCCCCCTGGGTGCCGGCGGGGGGGCTTCACGCGCCAGGAGCAGGAGCGGCGCCACCAGCTCAAGCTCATGGAGGAGCTCGAGAAGGTCCTGAGGCCCCCCCGCGGCCCCCCCCGCACCCCAAGAGCGACCCCGAGagcccccccccaaccccgcgGGCCCGGAGTCCGCAGCCGGGATGACTCTGCCCTGGGCAGCGGCCCCAAAGGACTGCTTGGTACCGGGGGgatgtggggtgtggggtatggggtagGGGGTATGGGacatggggtatggggtatggggtatttgatatggggtatgggatatggggtagggggtatgggatatggggtagggggtatgggatatggggtatggaggaatggggtatggggtgtgggatatggggtatggggcatggggtatgggatatggggtatgggatatggggtagggggtatgggatatgggatgtggggtatggagatatggggtatgggatatggggtatggggtatggggtatggagatatggggtatggggtatggagATATGGGGTAgtgggtatgggatatgggatgtggggtatggggtatggggtatgggatatggggtagggggtatgggatatgggatgtggggtatggggtatggagatatggggtatgggatatggagatatggggtatggggtaagggatatggggtatggagATATGGGGTAgtgggtatggggtatgggatgtggggtatgggatattgggtatggggtatggggtgtgggatCTGGGGTGTGGGATCTGTGGGACACGTGGATGAGGTTGGGGCCATGGGGGGGGGCCCGCACTGGCTTCATCCATTCACACTCAGCCCCCCCCAGGCCAGCGCCTGTCCCGGGTTTACTCCCAGAGCTCCCTGTCCCTGTCCACGGTGGCTGCGGAGCCGGGGGGCGGTGCGAGGGGGCCCAGGTGAGCTGGGGCCATGGGGGGGGGTCCGAGGTCATGGGGGGGGGCACagtggggtgatgggggggtgatgggggggcacagtggggtgatgggggggtgatgggggggtcATAGTGGGTTGATGGGGGGGTGacgaggggtgatgggggggtgatgggaggtgatggggggtgatgggggggtcACAGTAGGGTGATGGGGGGGTGATGGGGTCAGGGGTCACTGTGTTTGTGCCCCCCCCAGCCGGGCCGTGTCCCCCTCGGGGCCGGGCTCCCCCGGGCGCCTCCGGGACTGGGAGAACGATTCCAGCGCCTCCAGCCCGGGGCCCGAGTACAGCGGTGAGAGCCCCCCATAGACACCAATGGGGCCCCCCATAGACACCAATGGGGCCCCCCCATAGACACCAGTGGGGCCCCCCATAGACACCAATGGAGCCCCCCCATAGACACCAGTGGGGCCCATAGACATCAGTGGAGCCCCCCCATAGGTGCTAATGGAACCCCCCCATAGACACCAACAGGGCCCATAGACATCAATGGGTCTCCCCCTTAGACACACATGGAGCGCCCCCATAGACATTAATGGGGCCCCCCCACAGGCATCAATAGAGCTCCCCCATAGACATCATGGAACCCCCCCATAGACGTGAATGGGGCCCATAGGCATCAATGGAGCCCCCCCCATGGACATCAGTGGGGCCCCCCATATACACCGATGGAGCACCCCCATAGACACCAGTGGGACACATGGACATCAATGGGGCCCACAGACATCAATGGAGCCTCCCCTAGACATCAATGGAGCCCCCCCCATAGGCATCAGTggacccccatagcccccccatagGCACCAATggacccccatagaccccccatagATCCCAATGGAACCTGTAGATACCAAAGTACCCCCAGGAACACTCCTGTGTACCCCTCCATAGACACCAATATAACCCCCATAGATACCAATGCACCCCAATGTATCCGCCCTTGCACCCCAATGCCCCCATGTCTCCattgtccccattgccccccatgtCTCCATTGCCCCCTttgccccccatgtccccattgcccccccattgccccctatgtccattgcccccattgtccCCTATATCCctattgcccccattgccccccatatccccattgccccccatgtCCCATTGTCCCATTGCCCCGTatatccccattgccccccttgtccccattgcccccatttgCCCCCCATGTCctcattgcccccattgccccccatatccccattgccccccatgtcccattgtccccattgcccccattgccccccttGTCCTCATTGCCCCCTttgccccccatgtccccttTGACCCCCATGTCCcaattgccccccattgccccctatgTCCATTGTCCCCATTGTCCCCTATATCCctattgcccccattgcccctcatatcccattgtccccattgccccccatgtCCTCATTGCCCCCTttgccccccatgtccccattgccccctataTCTCTATTGCCCCCGTTgccccccatatccccattgccccccatgtCCCATTGTCCCTATTGCCCCCCTTgccccccatatccccattttccccattgccccccatgtCCTCATTGCCCCCTTTGCCCCGcatgtccccattgccccctatgTCCATTGTCCCCATTGTCCCCTATATCCCTATTGCCCTCatatccccattgccccccatgtCCCATTGTCCCTATTGCCCCCCTTGTCCTCATTgccccccatatccccattgccccccctgCCCCGCAGGCCCGCGGCTGTACAAGGAGCCCAGCGCCAAGTCCAACAAGCACATCATCCACAACGCGCTGTCCCACTGCTGCCTGGCTGGGCGCGTCAACGAGCCCCAGAAGAACCGCGTGCTGCAGGTACAGGACACGgggggggagcagaggggcCTGGGCTGGGGTCCCTCCCCTCcaacccccattgcccccattgtaATCCATGGCTCCCCATTGTAACCCATTGCTCCCCATTATAACCCATTGCTCCCCATTATAACCCACTGCTCCCCATTATAACCCATTACTCCCCATTATAACCCATTACTCCCCATTATAACCCATTGCTCCCCATTGTAACCCAGTGCTCCTCATTATAACCCATTACTCCCCACTGTAACCCACTGCTCCCCATTATAACCCACTGCTCCCCATTGTAACCCACTGCTCCCCATTATAACCCATTGCTCCCCATTGTAACCCACTGCTCCCCATTGTAACCCACTGCTCCCCACTGTAACCTCTTCTGTGCCTGTCGCCCCTGCAGGAGGTGGAGCGCAGCGCCGCCAACCACTTCCTGATCCTGTTCCGGGACGGGGGGTGCCAGTTCCGTGCCCTTTACACCCTGGGCAGCGGGGACCCCCCCGGCGCGCCCCCGGTGCTGCGGCGCTTGGCGGGCGCGGGCCCGCGCCTGGTGCCGCTGCCCATGGTGGAGGCCCTGTACAAGTACCGCAGCGACCGCAAGCGCTTCACGCGCCTGCCCGCCCGCACCATGTCCCTCAGCGTCGACGCCTTCACCATCCCCGGCCACCTCTGGCAGCCCCGCAAGGGAGCCCCCCGGaaacccaacccccccccgAAGTGAGGgtgggggtgggaggaagggggggggaacaCGACACATACACACcaccccccccttctccccccatccctggtggtacCCAAGTGGCAGCAATGGGAGTCTATCAATGGGTCCCATCAATGGGCATGGAAAGGgcttggggatggggatgctttGGGGGGTATCGGGGGGGGGGTtcccccatccctggtggtacCCAAGTGGCAGCAATGGGAGTCTATCAATCAATGGGCTCCTGTTGATGGGCATGGAA is from Lathamus discolor isolate bLatDis1 unplaced genomic scaffold, bLatDis1.hap1 Scaffold_51, whole genome shotgun sequence and encodes:
- the CAMSAP3 gene encoding calmodulin-regulated spectrin-associated protein 3 isoform X3, with product MLSLWYHLYGTLAVSLWYPAVSLWYPGSVSMVPPCYPYGIISMVPWQCLYGTPMLSLWYHLYGTRRCLCGTRRCLWYPHAPLRCPAGNVPEALREPLQRGRLVPAVARALSAPGLYCRAWAWALRARPPPDTAALLELLRQRGDGPTLRERPLQAADLRPPLDIDAHLTLIDSLMGAFVAEATRGLGCPPGAPPGPEGWEQKILCWLDTVNRKLQESTEKEAPPGPGPTSDPPAGPPACTHKIRYRRDRAPPRRSPCFPPVLALQDLASGGALAAAIHYYCPQALRLEEVCLKEPMAVADRLHNLRLVRDFSHRHLSSRCPLALEDLLYMAPALRLNIGAFLAELFLCFEVLRPPFVRPRDLVGGSEAPAAGDAATPKSSSPGFTFRHPLLSGGHPPTPLRGTPAPLPHSPSLPHGDSSFSKTWSKKPLSHPLSQAVSFSIPFGLDSDVDIVMGNPVGTALTRSASSDSLALPHSLPHSLPHSLPHSPPTAPHSAPNGLPELPTIEEALQIIHSSERLLPEGAPDTFYLHSPRPAVDVGQPHNLLQTHASSPTTSAPSNGRTMTSFAERKKKLEEASGGGHGHGHGVGHGHGHGVGHGGVGHGHGVGDGHGDGHGGVGDGHGVGVGHGGHGVGDGHGHGDGHGTGHGAGHVAPTEGTTIARSGSTPPSTASPPVPPCPTERSGPHSEPLSLEMSQLGARLEEKRRAIEAQKRRIEAIFSKHRQRLGKDALRQLQAERDPPSSPPKAPMGAPHSAYEAAVAQLSTAVSTLQLDVLRLNQQQQRLLQEPPRPPAATAWVIPVAKGSRGAPQGVAAPKGSPSPHGRARGPRPTELRRVLTPPQDVDTLPHRRKFSGATVQTRSSIHFSEEEEEEEEEEEEEEEEGAPKGAPEALHPGGATRVSGDGTSDVSSPGEGTVGRGAQEEEEEEEEEEEELEDGEGDSLEGSPTERGADEESGSPRGFFKGAPEPPAPLDLGSQHPLEPLEPLDQTRHRRHWMGTAQEPPGDSGDRPASPPPGCRRGGFTRQEQERRHQLKLMEELEKVLRPPRGPPRTPRATPRAPPQPRGPGVRSRDDSALGSGPKGLLGQRLSRVYSQSSLSLSTVAAEPGGGARGPSRAVSPSGPGSPGRLRDWENDSSASSPGPEYSGPRLYKEPSAKSNKHIIHNALSHCCLAGRVNEPQKNRVLQEVERSAANHFLILFRDGGCQFRALYTLGSGDPPGAPPVLRRLAGAGPRLVPLPMVEALYKYRSDRKRFTRLPARTMSLSVDAFTIPGHLWQPRKGAPRKPNPPPK
- the CAMSAP3 gene encoding calmodulin-regulated spectrin-associated protein 3 isoform X4, which encodes MLSLWYHLYGTLAVSLWYPAVSLWYPGSVSMVPPCYPYGIISMVPWQCLYGTPMLSLWYHLYGTRRCLCGTRRCLWYPHAPLRCPAGNVPEALREPLQRGRLVPAVARALSAPGLYCRAWAWALRARPPPDTAALLELLRQRGDGPTLRERPLQAADLRPPLDIVNRKLQESTEKEAPPGPGPTSDPPAGPPACTHKCPTRWYWKLVPHAIAFCLKESGNKPPVIRYRRDRAPPRRSPCFPPVLALQDLASGGALAAAIHYYCPQALRLEEVCLKEPMAVADRLHNLRLVRDFSHRHLSSRCPLALEDLLYMAPALRLNIGAFLAELFLCFEVLRPPFVRPRDLVGGSEAPAAGDAATPKSSSPGFTFRHPLLSGGHPPTPLRGTPAPLPHSPSLPHGDSSFSKTWSKKPLSHPLSQAVSFSIPFGLDSDVDIVMGNPVGTALTRSASSDSLALPHSLPHSLPHSLPHSPPTAPHSAPNGLPELPTIEEALQIIHSSERLLPEGAPDTFYLHSPRPAVDVGQPHNLLQTHASSPTTSAPSNGRTMTSFAERKKKLEEASGGGHGHGHGVGHGHGHGVGHGGVGHGHGVGDGHGDGHGGVGDGHGVGVGHGGHGVGDGHGHGDGHGTGHGAGHVAPTEGTTIARSGSTPPSTASPPVPPCPTERSGPHSEPLSLEMSQLGARLEEKRRAIEAQKRRIEAIFSKHRQRLGKDALRQLQAERDPPSSPPKAPMGAPHSAYEAAVAQLSTAVSTLQLDVLRLNQQQQRLLQEPPRPPAATAWVIPVAKGSRGAPQGVAAPKGSPSPHGRARGPRPTELRRVLTPPQDVDTLPHRRKFSGATVQTRSSIHFSEEEEEEEEEEEEEEEEGAPKGAPEALHPGGATRVSGDGTSDVSSPGEGTVGRGAQEEEEEEEEEEEELEDGEGDSLEGSPTERGADEESGSPRGFFKGAPEPPAPLDLGSQHPLEPLEPLDQTRHRRHWMGTAQEPPGDSGDRPASPPPGCRRGGFTRQEQERRHQLKLMEELEKVLRPPRGPPRTPRATPRAPPQPRGPGVRSRDDSALGSGPKGLLGQRLSRVYSQSSLSLSTVAAEPGGGARGPSRAVSPSGPGSPGRLRDWENDSSASSPGPEYSGPRLYKEPSAKSNKHIIHNALSHCCLAGRVNEPQKNRVLQEVERSAANHFLILFRDGGCQFRALYTLGSGDPPGAPPVLRRLAGAGPRLVPLPMVEALYKYRSDRKRFTRLPARTMSLSVDAFTIPGHLWQPRKGAPRKPNPPPK